One window from the genome of Mustela lutreola isolate mMusLut2 chromosome 11, mMusLut2.pri, whole genome shotgun sequence encodes:
- the RPLP0 gene encoding large ribosomal subunit protein uL10: MPREDRATWKSNYFLKIIQLLDDYPKCFIVGADNVGSKQMQQIRMSLRGKAVVLMGKNTMMRKAIRGHLENNPALEKLLPHIRGNVGFVFTKEDLTEIRDMLLANKVPAAARAGAIAPCEVTVPAQNTGLGPEKTSFFQALGITTKISRGTIEILSDVQLIKTGDKVGASEATLLNMLNISPFSFGLIIQQVFDNGSIYNPEVLDITEETLHSRFLEGVRNVASVCLQIGYPTVASVPHSIINGYKRVLALSVETDYTFPLAEKVKAFLADPSAFVAAAPVAAATTAAPAAAAAPAKVEAKEESEESDEDMGFGLFD; the protein is encoded by the exons ATGCCCAGGGAAGACAGGGCGACCTGGAAGTCCAACTACTTCCTTAAGATTATC CAACTTTTGGATGATTATCCAAAATGCTTCATTGTGGGAGCAGACAATGTGGGTTCAAAGCAGATGCAGCAGATCCGCATGTCCCTCCGTGGAAAGGCTGTCGTGCTGATGGGCAAGAACACCATGATGCGCAAGGCCATCCGAGGGCATCTGGAGAACAACCCAGCTCTGGAAAA ACTGTTACCTCATATCCGGGGGAATGTGGGCTTTGTGTTCACCAAGGAGGACCTCACTGAGATCAGGGACATGCTGCTGGCCAATAAG GTGCCAGCTGCTGCCCGTGCTGGTGCCATAGCCCCATGTGAGGTCACTGTGCCAGCCCAGAACACTGGTCTGGGGCCCGAGAAGACCTCCTTCTTCCAGGCTTTAGGCATCACCACTAAAATCTCCAGAGGAACCATTGAAATCCTG AGTGATGTGCAGCTGATTAAGACCGGAGACAAAGTGGGAGCCAGCGAAGCCACACTGCTAAACATGCTGAACATCTCCCCCTTCTCCTTTGGGCTGATCATCCAGCAGGTGTTTGACAATGGCAGCATCTACAACCCTGAAGTGCTTGACATCACAGAGGAAACTCTGCATTCTCGCTTCCTGGAG gGTGTCCGCAATGTTGCCAGCGTCTGTCTGCAGATAGGTTACCCAACTGTTGCATCAGTGCCCCATTCTATCATCAATGGATACAAGCGGGTCCTGGCTTTGTCTGTGGAGACTGATTACACCTTCCCACTTGCTGAAAAG GTCAAGGCCTTCTTGGCTGATCCATCTGCATTTGTGGCTGCTGCCCCTGTGGCCGCTGCCACCACTGCTgcacctgctgctgctgcagccCCAGCCAAGGTTGAAGCAAAGGAAGAGTCGGAGGAGTCGGATGAGGATATGGGATTTGGTCTCTTCGACTAA